A genome region from Mycobacterium florentinum includes the following:
- the alr gene encoding alanine racemase has translation MAVTPISLTPGVLAEAVVDLGAIAHNVRVLREHAGSAQVMAVVKADGYGHGALRVAHTVLAAGAAELGVATVDEALALRADGITAPVLAWLHPPGLDFGPAVIADVEIAVSSVRQLDQLLDAVRRTGRTATVSVKVDTGLNRNGVPPGDYASMLTALRQAVADDAVRLRGLMSHMVFADQPDNSINDVQAQRFNEMLAEAHNQGVRFEIAHLSNSSATMSRPDLAFDMVRPGIAVYGLSPVPELGDMGLIPAMTVKCAVALVKSVRAGEGVSYAHTWVAKQDTTVALMPIGYADGVFRSLGGRLDVLINGRLRRAVGRICMDQFLVDLGPGPLDVAEGDEAILFGPGAIGEPTAQDWADLLGTIHYEVVTSPRGRIARTYREAETVER, from the coding sequence GTGGCAGTCACGCCGATATCCCTGACGCCGGGTGTCCTCGCCGAGGCCGTGGTGGACCTTGGTGCAATTGCGCACAACGTGCGGGTGCTGCGCGAGCACGCCGGATCAGCGCAGGTAATGGCCGTTGTCAAGGCCGACGGTTACGGCCACGGCGCCCTTCGGGTTGCCCACACCGTGTTGGCCGCCGGCGCGGCCGAACTGGGTGTCGCCACCGTCGACGAAGCCCTGGCGCTGCGCGCCGACGGCATCACCGCACCGGTCCTGGCTTGGCTGCATCCGCCCGGCCTCGACTTCGGGCCCGCGGTGATCGCCGACGTCGAGATCGCCGTGTCCTCGGTGCGCCAACTCGACCAGCTGCTCGACGCGGTACGCCGGACCGGTCGGACGGCAACCGTGAGCGTCAAAGTCGACACCGGCCTGAACCGCAACGGCGTGCCCCCGGGTGACTACGCATCGATGCTGACCGCGCTGCGCCAGGCGGTCGCCGACGATGCCGTCCGGTTGCGCGGGCTGATGTCGCACATGGTTTTCGCTGACCAGCCCGACAACTCGATCAATGATGTTCAGGCTCAGCGGTTCAACGAGATGCTGGCCGAGGCGCACAACCAGGGTGTGCGGTTCGAGATCGCCCACCTGTCGAATTCGTCGGCCACGATGTCTCGTCCCGACCTCGCCTTCGACATGGTGCGGCCCGGGATCGCGGTCTACGGCCTGAGCCCGGTTCCCGAGCTCGGCGACATGGGGCTGATACCGGCGATGACGGTGAAATGCGCTGTTGCGCTGGTGAAGTCGGTGCGCGCCGGCGAAGGCGTGTCGTACGCCCACACCTGGGTCGCAAAGCAGGACACGACCGTGGCGCTGATGCCGATCGGCTACGCCGACGGTGTCTTCCGGTCGCTGGGCGGTCGGCTCGACGTGCTGATCAACGGCAGACTGCGCCGCGCCGTCGGGCGGATCTGCATGGACCAATTTCTGGTCGACCTCGGTCCCGGCCCGCTCGACGTGGCCGAAGGCGACGAGGCGATCCTGTTCGGTCCCGGCGCTATCGGCGAACCCACGGCACAGGATTGGGCCGATCTGCTCGGCACCATCCACTACGAAGTGGTCACCAGCCCACGGGGGCGCATCGCCAGGACCTACCGCGAGGCCGAAACCGTTGAACGATGA
- a CDS encoding NAD(P)H-hydrate dehydratase, which produces MRHYYSVDAIRDAEAPLLASLPDGALMKRAAFGLATEIIGELTARTGGVAGRRVCAVVGSGDNGGDALWAATFLLRRGAAADAVLLSPDRTHRKGLAAFRKAGGRIVESVSATTDLVIDGVVGISGSGPLRPAAAEVFEAAADIPVVAVDLPSGIDPGTGAITGPAVHAALTVTFGGLKPVHALADCGDVTLVDIGLDLPDTDVLGFEADDVAARWPVPGPHDDKYTQGVTGILAGSSTYPGAAVLCTGAAVAATSGMVRYAGSGHSQVLAVWPEVIATPTATAAGRVQAWVVGPGLGTDDVGAAALWFALDTDLPVLVDADGLTILAAHPELVANRRAPTLLTPHAGEFARLAGHPPGDDRIGATRKLADTFGATVLLKGNVTVIADPGGPVYLNPAGQSWAATAGSGDVLSGMIGALLAAGLPPAEAAAAGAYVHAHAAALSAADPGPGEAPTSASRIVAHIRAALAAL; this is translated from the coding sequence ATGCGGCATTACTACTCCGTAGATGCGATCCGCGACGCCGAAGCACCGCTGCTGGCCAGCCTGCCCGATGGCGCCCTGATGAAGCGCGCCGCCTTCGGGCTGGCCACCGAGATTATTGGCGAGCTAACGGCCCGCACGGGCGGTGTGGCCGGCCGGCGGGTGTGCGCGGTCGTCGGCTCCGGTGACAACGGCGGGGACGCGCTGTGGGCGGCGACCTTCCTGCTTCGCCGGGGCGCGGCCGCGGATGCGGTGTTGCTCAGCCCGGACCGCACCCACCGCAAGGGGCTGGCCGCCTTCCGGAAGGCCGGCGGTCGCATTGTGGAGAGTGTCTCGGCGACAACCGATCTCGTCATCGACGGCGTGGTCGGCATTTCCGGCTCGGGTCCGCTGCGACCGGCGGCCGCCGAGGTGTTCGAGGCCGCTGCAGACATCCCGGTGGTCGCCGTCGACCTGCCCAGCGGCATCGACCCGGGGACGGGTGCGATCACCGGCCCCGCGGTGCACGCCGCGCTGACCGTCACCTTCGGCGGCCTAAAGCCCGTGCACGCGCTGGCCGACTGCGGCGACGTCACGCTGGTCGATATCGGCCTCGATCTCCCGGACACCGATGTGCTGGGCTTCGAGGCCGACGACGTCGCCGCCCGCTGGCCGGTGCCGGGCCCGCACGACGACAAGTACACGCAGGGAGTGACCGGCATCCTGGCCGGCTCGTCGACGTATCCGGGTGCGGCCGTACTGTGCACCGGCGCCGCGGTCGCGGCCACCTCGGGCATGGTCCGCTACGCGGGCAGCGGACACAGCCAGGTCCTCGCGGTATGGCCCGAGGTCATCGCGACACCGACCGCCACGGCGGCCGGGCGGGTGCAGGCGTGGGTGGTCGGACCGGGTTTGGGCACCGACGACGTCGGCGCCGCCGCATTGTGGTTCGCGCTGGACACCGACCTGCCGGTGCTCGTCGACGCCGACGGGCTGACCATCCTTGCCGCGCATCCCGAGCTGGTGGCCAACCGCCGCGCCCCGACGCTGCTGACCCCGCACGCCGGTGAATTCGCCCGTTTGGCCGGTCACCCGCCCGGGGATGATCGGATAGGCGCCACCCGCAAGCTGGCCGACACGTTCGGCGCCACGGTTCTGCTCAAGGGAAATGTCACCGTCATCGCCGACCCCGGTGGCCCGGTCTACCTGAATCCGGCCGGGCAGTCCTGGGCGGCCACCGCCGGGTCCGGCGACGTGCTGTCCGGGATGATCGGCGCGCTGCTCGCCGCGGGACTACCGCCCGCCGAGGCGGCCGCCGCCGGCGCCTACGTCCACGCGCACGCCGCGGCGCTGTCGGCCGCCGATCCGGGTCCCGGGGAGGCGCCCACCTCCGCGTCGCGCATCGTGGCGCACATCCGCGCGGCCCTGGCCGCCCTGTAA
- a CDS encoding alpha/beta fold hydrolase: protein MTAVATIVGASVRRSMTQRVTLSDDPYADEDFERLNSDRNYVVTTPDGVVLAVREVGPLDAPLTMVFAHGFCLRMGSFHFQRKRLAEKWGSRVRMVFYDQRGHGCSGEGSPETYTLTQLGQDLQSVLTAVAPRGVIVLVGHSMGGMTVLSHARQYPEQYGGRIVGAALISSAAEGVTRSPLGEILKNPAVEALRFTARSAPKLMHRGRNVSRSLIGPILRAASYSDLHVSRSLDAFSQRMMNGTPIPTLVGFLRALEVHDETAGLWTLLRIPTLIACGDHDLITPDEYSRKMAASLPRSELVIVSGASHLALLDKPEAINDGLVRLVNRAIPGRMTLWYRRTRARMRRRG from the coding sequence CTGACTGCGGTCGCCACCATCGTCGGCGCGTCGGTGCGCCGGTCGATGACGCAACGCGTGACGCTGTCCGACGACCCTTATGCCGACGAGGATTTCGAGCGGCTCAACAGCGACCGCAACTACGTGGTGACCACGCCCGACGGCGTGGTGCTGGCGGTGCGTGAAGTCGGCCCGCTGGACGCCCCGCTGACGATGGTCTTCGCGCACGGATTCTGTCTGCGTATGGGCTCCTTCCACTTTCAGCGCAAGCGGCTCGCCGAGAAGTGGGGATCGCGAGTGCGCATGGTCTTCTACGACCAGCGTGGCCATGGGTGTTCCGGCGAAGGCTCGCCCGAGACCTACACGCTGACGCAGCTGGGGCAGGACCTGCAAAGCGTCCTGACCGCTGTCGCGCCGCGCGGGGTGATCGTGCTGGTCGGCCACTCGATGGGCGGCATGACGGTGTTGTCGCATGCGCGGCAGTACCCGGAGCAGTACGGCGGCCGCATCGTCGGTGCGGCGCTGATTTCCTCTGCCGCCGAAGGGGTTACCCGCTCACCACTGGGCGAGATTCTGAAAAACCCTGCGGTGGAAGCACTTCGGTTTACCGCACGGTCTGCGCCGAAACTGATGCACCGCGGCCGCAACGTATCCCGATCGCTGATCGGACCGATTTTGCGGGCCGCGTCCTACAGCGATCTGCATGTCAGCCGCAGCCTGGACGCGTTCTCCCAGCGGATGATGAACGGCACCCCGATCCCCACCTTGGTGGGGTTCCTGCGCGCGCTGGAAGTGCATGACGAAACCGCCGGCCTGTGGACACTGCTGAGAATCCCGACCCTGATCGCTTGCGGGGACCACGATCTGATCACGCCGGACGAGTACTCGAGAAAGATGGCGGCCTCGCTGCCGCGATCGGAGCTGGTCATCGTCAGCGGGGCCAGTCACCTGGCCCTGCTGGACAAGCCCGAGGCCATCAACGACGGGCTGGTCAGGCTGGTCAATCGGGCCATTCCGGGCAGAATGACTCTGTGGTACCGGCGAACCCGAGCACGGATGCGGCGCCGTGGCTGA
- a CDS encoding glutamate decarboxylase has product MSRSHPSLPAHSIAPAYTGRLFTAPIPALRLPEESMDPDAAYRFIHDELMLDGSSRLNLATFVTTWMDPQAGRLMAETFDKNMIDKDEYPATAAIEQRCVCMVADLFHAEDLRDDDPSSACGVSTIGSSEAVMLGGLAMKWRWREKVGKDWKGRTPNLVMGSNVQVVWEKFCRYFDVEPRYLPMEEGRYVITPEQVIDAVDEDTIGVVGILGTTYTGELEPIAEICAALDKLAAGGGVDVPVHVDAASGGFVVPFLHPELKWDFRLPRVVSINVSGHKYGLTYPGVGFVVWRSKEYLPEDLVFHVNYLGGDMPTFTLNFSRPGNQVVGQYYNFLRLGREGYTQVMHTLSTTARWLGEQLRVGDHCELISDGSAIPVVSFRLARGLGYTEFDVSHELRGYGWQVPAYTMPDNATDISVLRIVVREGLSADLARALHDDARSALASLDKLKPGGHYSNEHFAH; this is encoded by the coding sequence GTGTCCCGCAGCCACCCATCTCTGCCCGCCCACTCGATCGCCCCCGCCTACACCGGGCGGCTGTTCACCGCGCCGATACCCGCCCTGCGGCTGCCCGAGGAATCGATGGACCCGGATGCCGCCTACCGCTTCATCCACGACGAGCTGATGCTCGACGGCAGCTCGCGGTTGAACCTGGCCACCTTCGTCACCACCTGGATGGATCCCCAGGCCGGGCGGTTGATGGCCGAGACGTTCGACAAGAACATGATCGACAAGGACGAGTACCCGGCGACCGCGGCCATCGAGCAGCGCTGCGTATGCATGGTCGCCGACCTCTTCCACGCCGAGGACCTACGCGACGACGACCCGTCCAGCGCCTGCGGTGTGTCCACCATCGGCTCCAGCGAAGCGGTGATGCTCGGCGGGCTCGCGATGAAATGGCGGTGGCGCGAGAAGGTCGGCAAAGACTGGAAGGGCCGCACGCCCAACCTGGTGATGGGCTCCAACGTCCAGGTGGTCTGGGAGAAGTTCTGCCGTTACTTCGACGTCGAACCGCGCTACCTGCCGATGGAGGAGGGGCGCTACGTCATCACCCCCGAGCAGGTCATCGATGCCGTCGACGAGGACACGATCGGGGTGGTGGGGATCCTGGGCACCACCTACACGGGCGAGCTCGAACCCATCGCGGAGATCTGCGCGGCGCTGGACAAGCTGGCGGCCGGCGGCGGTGTGGACGTCCCGGTGCACGTCGACGCCGCGAGCGGCGGATTCGTGGTGCCCTTCCTGCATCCCGAGCTGAAGTGGGACTTCCGGCTGCCGCGGGTGGTGTCGATCAACGTCAGTGGCCACAAATACGGCCTGACCTACCCCGGCGTCGGGTTCGTCGTGTGGCGCAGCAAGGAGTACCTGCCCGAGGATTTGGTGTTCCACGTGAACTATCTGGGCGGCGACATGCCGACGTTCACGCTGAACTTCTCCCGTCCCGGCAACCAGGTCGTCGGCCAGTACTACAACTTCCTGCGGCTGGGCCGCGAGGGATACACCCAGGTCATGCACACACTGTCGACGACCGCGCGCTGGCTGGGTGAGCAGCTGCGCGTCGGAGACCACTGCGAGCTGATCTCGGACGGCTCGGCGATCCCGGTGGTCAGCTTCCGGCTCGCCCGCGGCCTTGGCTACACCGAGTTCGATGTCTCGCATGAGCTGCGCGGTTACGGCTGGCAGGTGCCGGCCTACACCATGCCGGACAACGCCACGGACATCTCCGTGCTGCGCATCGTGGTGCGCGAGGGGCTGTCCGCCGACTTGGCCCGGGCGCTGCACGACGACGCCCGCAGCGCGCTGGCCTCGCTGGACAAGCTCAAGCCGGGCGGGCATTACAGCAACGAGCACTTCGCGCACTGA